Below is a window of Oceanipulchritudo coccoides DNA.
GTGTCAACACCAGACTGAATCTGAACTGATAATTGCACCCAATTCACTCATTGTGATGAGGCTTATGCTTTCTTCCACTTCGGAGGATATCAAAGGCCACATAGGCCCCAATGGCCGCGGAGAGCAGGTATCCGACAATACCGATAGCCGGATATCCCCAGAGGAGGGGCTTTGTTCCGGTATTGATGACCAAGGAGCTCCCGATGATCAGGGAACCGATAATGACGGCGAGGGAAAGCCGGCTAAAAGCGTGGTGGATGGTGTTTGTGGCCCGGTTGACGCCTTTGTGTTCCAACGGAATGACCAAATCCCCGTCCTCGACTTGGTGAAGGATCCGCTGCAGGTCCTGTGGCAATTCGCTGAGCTGGGTCAGTTTTTCGCGCCATTCACCGATGAGGTGGCGGGAAAGGTTCTTGGGATTCCATCGTTCCCAATTCAATTTCCGGATGTAGGGCTCCCCGACCGTGGCCAGGCTGAAGTCCGGATCCAGCTCGGTGGAGGTGCGCTCGATGGAGATGATGGCCTTGGCGAGAAGGGTGTAATCGCGGGCCACATGAATTCCGTGTGATCCAAACACAAAGATCAGCTCAAAGATGACCTTGCCGATATTCTCCATCTGCTTCAGGTCCGCATCATATTTGAAAAGAATAGTTGTGATAGCCTTTTCCAGCTGCGTTCTCTGCATGCGTCGTGGAGGACGGCCCAATCGCAGGGCGATCCGGGTGACCATGGCCGCATCCCGTTTCCCGCAAGCTGAAAACAGATCGATGAGAGCGTATCGCATCCGTGTTGTCAGTTGTCCTGCCAGACCCCAGTCAAGCAGGCAGAGGCGCTTCCCGGGGGTAACAAGAATATTGCCCGGATGGGGATCACCGTGGAAAAAACCAGTCAGGACAATTTGTGAAAAGAAGGAGTGACCCCCGGTCTCGGCGATCTGGCGCCGTTCCTCGTCATTCAATTGTGCCCGGGAGGGGGCTTCGCCCTCGATCCACTCGCAGACCAGGAGTCGCGAAGTTGAGTATGCCTCGAGGACGTCCGGAGCGAAGACCTTTTCAGGAAACTGGTTTAGCGAGTTGAAAACGGAGGCGTTTCGGGCTTCCACGGTGAAATCCAGTTCATTGAGCAGGCCT
It encodes the following:
- a CDS encoding AarF/UbiB family protein, with protein sequence MNLHLIRDAVRAKEIVTILLRYRFDQILEKTDTPASWLTKIVPPVNENLPIWRRVRLAIEELGPTFIKIGQVLSTRPDILPRELIEELEELQDRITPLGFEKIRPVLEKELGTSIKEVFSEFDEQPKASASLGQIYKAQLRDSGQEVAVKIQKPGLRKPINTDLEILTWLVNQIHENVPTLQPFDLPLVLEELKTGLLNELDFTVEARNASVFNSLNQFPEKVFAPDVLEAYSTSRLLVCEWIEGEAPSRAQLNDEERRQIAETGGHSFFSQIVLTGFFHGDPHPGNILVTPGKRLCLLDWGLAGQLTTRMRYALIDLFSACGKRDAAMVTRIALRLGRPPRRMQRTQLEKAITTILFKYDADLKQMENIGKVIFELIFVFGSHGIHVARDYTLLAKAIISIERTSTELDPDFSLATVGEPYIRKLNWERWNPKNLSRHLIGEWREKLTQLSELPQDLQRILHQVEDGDLVIPLEHKGVNRATNTIHHAFSRLSLAVIIGSLIIGSSLVINTGTKPLLWGYPAIGIVGYLLSAAIGAYVAFDILRSGRKHKPHHNE